The following proteins are co-located in the Malus sylvestris chromosome 13, drMalSylv7.2, whole genome shotgun sequence genome:
- the LOC126595777 gene encoding 60S ribosomal protein L28-1-like — translation MATVLGQLIWEIVKKNNSFLVKEYERSHVGVRFTKEPNNLLNLHSYKYSGLANKKTVTIQGVGKDQSVLLVTSKTKKQNKPVVLLHKSVMKQEFRRMAKAVANQFYAAVITFIMRESETVPVRRVCSTGDLDL, via the coding sequence ATGGCGACAGTTCTAGGGCAACTAATATGGGAGATAGTGAAGAAGAACAACTCTTTTCTGGTGAAAGAGTACGAGAGGAGTCACGTCGGCGTGCGGTTCACCAAGGAGCCCAACAACCTCCTCAATCTCCACTCCTACAAGTACTCTGGGTTGGCAAACAAGAAAACCGTGACCATTCAGGGTGTGGGCAAAGATCAATCTGTGCTGCTGGTGACAAGTAAGACAAAGAAGCAGAACAAGCCCGTTGTTCTGTTGCATAAGTCTGTGATGAAGCAGGAGTTTCGCAGGATGGCCAAGGCGGTTGCGAATCAGTTTTATGCTGCTGTGATAACTTTCATCATGAGGGAGTCAGAGACCGTCCCGGTCCGTAGGGTGTGTAGCACTGGGGATTTGGATTTGTAG